ATGTCTCAGGATTCACGTAGCGAACACTTGCGTAGCGATTGTCATCGGTGACTAGCAAGCTGTTTTCTGCCGTATTTATGTCACGAAGTGATTGAGCATAGTGAATTGACTGGATTTGCATTTTCTCAATGTCACCAAGGTAATCCAACGGTCGATAAGACTCTGTTTGGAGCTGGTAGGTATATCTACAATCTAATGCAAACGTATCGATGGTAAGCCAGCGAAGCGTTTGGGTACACTCACTGTTGTTCACGTAGTTAACACCTAGTCGTGTTGGCTCGGTTGCCGATGACACATCATAAACGGTAAGCGTGCCTGTGCTCTCGTTTTTCTCTAACAAAGTTAAAAATTTGCCGTCAGGATTAACACTGACATCGAGCAGTGGGTGCGACGAGGTAATAGGATAACTAATGATGCCAGTGTCTAAGGCGATCAAGGCAACTTGCTGGCTATTGGTTGAGATTGCCCATAAATATTGCTCTGTTTGGGCCATGGCGCTGATGGTAAAGGGCACTTCAATGTGTTTGGTATCGAGAAGCGCTAAGGTGTTGCTATCCAACTGGTAAACAAGAATGCCATTTTCATGCGTCATGGCAATCGAGATACCGCTCTCAGCAACGGTAACATCGGTTTTTTCTACTGCGTGTGGTAAATCTAACTGTATTATTGGTTGAGCGTTTAAATCAAACACTTGTAATTTTGGTGATGGTAGGTTCGACAAAAAATAAACATAGCTCCCCTCTATGATGACGTCTGTTGGTTCAGTAGAGAGCATGTTGAGGTTGAGAGCCGTAAGAGGAAGGGCTTTATCCGGCGCTGTGTGTTTGTCTTGATGAGTAATATTAAACGGAAAGGTTAAAGGACTGTTCTTAAGAGGATATTTGCAGCTCTCGTCAAAGCAAATTTCGACCTTAATGTCACCTGGAAATATATCAAACGAAAGCTCTTTGGGTTTATTCCCATACACAGCCAAACTTGATGACCACCCGACGGATACATGAGCTAGTTTAATGTGTTCATTCACAGCACTGTTTTCAACAACAAGTTGACCATATAAATTGTTTGTATAGGAACCAGATATTTCCGCAAACACGGTCGGTGTTATAGAAAAGTTGTCCTCATTACGGCCCCATAGCTGGCTAAAATTGATTTCAGGCTTGACGGCAATTTCATAGTCTAAATCGACACGGTAGTCGACCTTGATCTCAATGGGAGAATTGAGTAACTCTTGTGAGCACGTCTCGTCATAGCAGGCTTTCAGCTCATAGCGTGTGTCATGGCTGCCATGCTCAAGCTCGTAGCCTGGTAACATTGCGAATGTCCAAGTTCCATTTGTGTCGCTCTGCGAGTGAGTTATATCCGAAATGAAGCTATTGTCTGAGATTGCCGTCAGCGTGATAAATGGGCCTTGCTCTGTACTGTTTTCCCAATGATTGATCTGGTAATGGAGATAGCTTTTTGGGTCTTTTACTCCAGGATGCCAAACTGAGGCAACATCGTCACTTGTCACCGCAATCGAGGGAGGTTTTGGTTGTGGGACTTCAGGTAATTCTGGGGGCGCTGTACTTTTGTTTGAACTACTGTTACAACCAATGAGAAAAATAGCCAGCAAGCCAAAGACGCTGTTTTTCATAAGAGCTCCAAAGATAATTATTTAGCGCTAATATTTTATGGCTAATGAAATGATTGAAAAACAACTTGTGTCATTGGTTAACAATTACATTGAGTTTTATCTTTACGGTTGGAGATGCATCTAATTTATTCTTTATGAATGGTTAGTCAGTTATAATTATAGGAAATGCATATTGTTTTTATTGGTGGGGTAAGTTTAAGCTAAAGCCAGAGGTTAACTCTCTGGCACGATTACTTAGCTTCCAATCTGTGCTGTCAATAGCCCAATAGCTAATATTAAAAAGACAGCCCCCATGAGTTTGTGCTGTAAGTTTCTAAAGCGGGCATTTTGTAGCAATGGCTTACCGAGTTGGCTGGCTAAAAGTACAAGTAAGATATTAAATGTCAGTCCCAGTACATTGAGAAGTAGACCCAGAGAAAGAAGTTGGACGCCCGCTGAGGTTGCAATGTCTGTCGATACAAATTGCGGCAAGAACAGAATAAAGAACAGCAGTGCTTTTGGGTTGAGTAAGTTACTTAACATCGCACGTTTGTAGAGACGACCTGCGAGTTTTTCACC
This DNA window, taken from Thaumasiovibrio subtropicus, encodes the following:
- a CDS encoding YncE family protein — its product is MKNSVFGLLAIFLIGCNSSSNKSTAPPELPEVPQPKPPSIAVTSDDVASVWHPGVKDPKSYLHYQINHWENSTEQGPFITLTAISDNSFISDITHSQSDTNGTWTFAMLPGYELEHGSHDTRYELKACYDETCSQELLNSPIEIKVDYRVDLDYEIAVKPEINFSQLWGRNEDNFSITPTVFAEISGSYTNNLYGQLVVENSAVNEHIKLAHVSVGWSSSLAVYGNKPKELSFDIFPGDIKVEICFDESCKYPLKNSPLTFPFNITHQDKHTAPDKALPLTALNLNMLSTEPTDVIIEGSYVYFLSNLPSPKLQVFDLNAQPIIQLDLPHAVEKTDVTVAESGISIAMTHENGILVYQLDSNTLALLDTKHIEVPFTISAMAQTEQYLWAISTNSQQVALIALDTGIISYPITSSHPLLDVSVNPDGKFLTLLEKNESTGTLTVYDVSSATEPTRLGVNYVNNSECTQTLRWLTIDTFALDCRYTYQLQTESYRPLDYLGDIEKMQIQSIHYAQSLRDINTAENSLLVTDDNRYASVRYVNPETFNNDTIYTLNTLADSGESVQVFPVAATERPDSSLLIFGYRFDNEQKVYGFYQAHVDPIP
- a CDS encoding LysE family translocator, coding for MIDTTILPMYLTAVIALLLIPGPDMLLIASSSLSYGKKVGLSASLGNATSGIILSLLAALGISVIVEAAPITLDILRLIGGAYLMKMAWDSFRTEVTECTSELGEKLAGRLYKRAMLSNLLNPKALLFFILFLPQFVSTDIATSAGVQLLSLGLLLNVLGLTFNILLVLLASQLGKPLLQNARFRNLQHKLMGAVFLILAIGLLTAQIGS